The Cyanobacterium sp. T60_A2020_053 genomic sequence TCTTCTAATTTTTAATTATCCATTATCAATTGTCAATTACCCTCACTACATCACTTTTTTATTAACTCCTAATTACTGAGCTTATGAATTATTTTTTTGAATTTGAATCAGATTTTGTAGAATCATTGCGGTGTATTCCCATGATAGTCAGAATGAAATTAGACACCTGCGGAGTAAAACTAAAATTATTTCACTGGCATCAATTTTCACAATTAGAAAGAGAAACAGTTGTAAAAATGCCTTGTGAAATAGAAACAGATATTAATAATTATCGAAGATTTGTACAAGATTTAGTCATAGCAAAAACAGGGGAACCAGCGCCCTCCCTTCCAGTTGAAAAAGAACCTGCATGGCATAATAAGCAGACAATTCCTGAATCAGTGCAAGAAAAAGCTCAAGAATTTGATGTTAAAATCTCTATAGAAAAGTGGCAAAAATTAACACCATTACAAAGATTTGCTTTAATAAAATTAAGTCATCCTAGCCATGAAAATCGCAATTTTTTACCAGCGCTAAAAGAATTTAATTTACTTTAGTATTTTGCCCTCACCCCTAACCCCTCTCCAACCCTCCCTTACGAAGGGTGGGAAGAAAAAAAGTCCGTAGGGGTTGAACAATGTTCAACCCATCATCAATTATCAATTATCAATTGAACCACACCCTAAGTATAATAAAAGTTAGATGAAATAGTAAAAAAAATAATTAAAGTGACCGTAACACCCATCAAAACCACCACAAAATCAGTTATAGTACCCGATAACTTTGGACGCTTTGGCAAATATGGCGGAAAATATGTTCCCGAAACCCTCATGCCAGCGCTCAGTGAATTAGAAACCGCTTTTTATCAATATAAAAACGATCCTGATTTTACCAAAGAATTAAATTATCTTCTCAAGGATTATGTCGGCAGGGCAAATCCCCTTTATTTTGCCGAAAGACTAACCCAACACTATCAAACTGAGAAGGCATCCCCTCAAATTTACCTGAAAAGGGA encodes the following:
- a CDS encoding nitrate reductase associated protein is translated as MNYFFEFESDFVESLRCIPMIVRMKLDTCGVKLKLFHWHQFSQLERETVVKMPCEIETDINNYRRFVQDLVIAKTGEPAPSLPVEKEPAWHNKQTIPESVQEKAQEFDVKISIEKWQKLTPLQRFALIKLSHPSHENRNFLPALKEFNLL